A genomic region of Rhipicephalus sanguineus isolate Rsan-2018 chromosome 3, BIME_Rsan_1.4, whole genome shotgun sequence contains the following coding sequences:
- the LOC119385110 gene encoding uncharacterized protein LOC119385110, with the protein MRILLVSLHFSFFVMSYCFTGGYISFLNMPVLEEAPDTKEKLMTVLRTGRLQLCVWGNSFGNADIAKSRNADIAKLRAAVREWSPFIADSLDTCAERTRRREAVLFASKHVLEWYEHAFRGQVEISNEFWLDFRPISYVLPRASPYENAVQNAVMRIFEAGLFDEFESRYRYHNFPARKSLSTEDSWRVLMMEDFKLPFIILAAGFGASSLVLVCEALLHVRKRKQRN; encoded by the exons ATGCGCATACTGCTAGTCTCGCTTCACTTCTCGTTCTTCGTGATGTCCTACTGCTTCACGGGCGGCTACATCAGCTTCCTCAACATGCCCGTCCTCGAAGAGGCTCCGGACACGAAGGAGAAACTAATGACGGTGCTTCGGACGGGCCGCCTGCAACTTTGCGTCTGGGGCAACTCGTTCGGAAACGCCGACATCGCA AAATCCAGGAACGCCGATATTGCGAAGCTCAGAGCCGCTGTGCGCGAATGGTCGCCATTCATCGCTGACAGCTTGGACACCTGCGCCGAGCGCACGAGGAGGCGAGAGGCGGTGCTCTTCGCGAGCAAGCACGTTCTGGAGTGGTACGAGCACGCATTCCGGGGCCAAGTTGAGATCTCCAACGAGTTCTGGCTGGACTTTAGGCCCATAAGTTACGTGCTGCCTCGAGCATCCCCCTACGAGAATGCGGTTCAGAATGC TGTCATGAGGATCTTTGAAGCAGGACTCTTCGATGAATTCGAGAGTCGTTACCGCTACCATAATTTTCCGGCACGGAAGAGCCTGTCTACCGAAGACTCTTGGCGAGTTCTAATGATGGAAGACTTCAAGCTACCCTTCATAATCCTGGCCGCCGGTTTTGGAGCAAGCTCACTGGTGCTCGTTTGCGAAGCATTGCTCCACGTTCGCAAGAGAAAACAACGAAACTAA